One genomic region from Amycolatopsis sp. FBCC-B4732 encodes:
- a CDS encoding glucosaminidase domain-containing protein, protein MTRTTTRITVGGLGALISTLALVAPASAGQPTTGDPGTSTTTQEQQRSAAMRSAAVEDGAQDDYVAAAGPAAQRVRDDFDIPASVTAAQSILESNWGRSTLSVNDRNYFGFKCTSPTNPGPFAKGCAPYPTTECVPAPCHTVNAYFRSYDSMENSFRDYGRLLTTSSTYSSALPYRHDPAAFIREVGRHYATDPSYADKVISLMNTYDLYRFDSGTAPGATLGDESIAASASYRYGTQEHMFSRGADGSLLHSYNAGESIESESYPGALAGEPVAFVAGDTQHVFARLTDNTIGHWYWYPTDADPNFEQWGADDIAGNPTGYAFGDQQHIFARGTDGKLKHLYWTPDTGMVEETQTQSVAGDPVAYVWGDQQHVFGRTTDGHLAHWYWTPTDADPNYGTWGSSTLAGDPTGYAFGEQQHVFARGTDGTLKHFYWTPDEEVVDEPLGAAIQGNPVAYVWNDQQHVFARTPDNQLGHWYWTPEDNQPRHDNWGGNLGANPTGFATDNQENIYGRSTNGTLTHWYWNTDMGAPDIENWGQ, encoded by the coding sequence ATGACCCGCACCACCACCCGGATCACCGTCGGCGGGCTCGGCGCGTTGATCAGCACGCTGGCTCTCGTCGCGCCCGCTTCGGCCGGGCAGCCGACGACCGGCGACCCGGGGACGAGCACGACCACGCAGGAACAACAGCGGTCGGCCGCGATGAGATCCGCGGCCGTCGAGGACGGCGCCCAGGACGACTACGTCGCCGCGGCCGGCCCCGCCGCCCAGCGCGTCCGCGACGACTTCGACATCCCGGCCTCGGTGACGGCGGCCCAGTCGATCCTGGAGTCGAACTGGGGCCGCAGCACGCTCTCGGTCAACGACCGGAACTACTTCGGCTTCAAGTGCACGTCGCCGACCAACCCCGGCCCGTTCGCGAAGGGCTGCGCGCCGTACCCGACCACCGAGTGCGTGCCGGCGCCCTGCCACACGGTCAACGCGTACTTCCGCTCGTACGACTCGATGGAGAACTCGTTCCGCGACTACGGGCGGCTCCTCACCACCAGCTCGACCTACTCGAGCGCGCTCCCGTACCGCCACGACCCTGCGGCGTTCATCCGCGAGGTGGGCCGGCACTACGCCACGGACCCGAGCTACGCGGACAAGGTCATCTCGCTGATGAACACCTACGACCTCTACCGCTTCGACTCCGGCACGGCGCCGGGCGCCACCCTCGGCGACGAGAGCATCGCGGCGTCGGCGTCCTACCGGTACGGGACCCAGGAGCACATGTTCTCCCGGGGTGCGGATGGCTCGCTGCTGCACTCGTACAACGCGGGCGAGTCGATCGAATCGGAGTCCTACCCCGGTGCTCTGGCCGGTGAGCCGGTCGCGTTCGTCGCCGGGGACACCCAGCACGTCTTCGCGCGGCTGACCGACAACACCATCGGGCACTGGTACTGGTACCCGACGGACGCCGACCCCAACTTCGAGCAGTGGGGTGCCGACGACATCGCGGGCAACCCCACCGGCTACGCGTTCGGCGACCAGCAGCACATCTTCGCCCGCGGGACCGACGGGAAGCTCAAGCACCTCTACTGGACGCCCGACACCGGGATGGTGGAGGAGACCCAGACCCAATCGGTCGCGGGTGACCCCGTCGCGTACGTCTGGGGCGACCAGCAGCACGTCTTCGGCCGCACCACCGACGGCCACCTCGCGCACTGGTACTGGACCCCGACCGACGCCGACCCGAACTACGGCACCTGGGGTTCCAGCACGCTGGCCGGTGACCCGACGGGGTACGCGTTCGGGGAGCAGCAGCACGTCTTCGCCCGCGGCACCGACGGCACCCTCAAGCACTTCTACTGGACCCCCGACGAAGAGGTCGTCGACGAACCGCTCGGTGCCGCGATCCAGGGCAACCCCGTGGCCTACGTCTGGAACGACCAGCAGCACGTCTTCGCCCGCACCCCCGACAACCAGCTCGGCCACTGGTACTGGACCCCGGAAGACAACCAGCCCCGTCACGACAACTGGGGCGGAAACCTCGGCGCCAACCCCACCGGCTTCGCCACCGACAACCAGGAAAACATCTACGGCCGTTCCACCAACGGCACGCTGACCCACTGGTACTGGAACACCGACATGGGCGCCCCCGACATCGAAAACTGGGGCCAGTAA
- a CDS encoding DUF346 domain-containing protein yields MTVQRTGAVVAAVLTSLVLAGTAPAIAQTHPLGPAAAAAYYDPAHPGALPHEGTAGVPSHPQAARAMTSVENGQITRSEVLTRSRSWIDEHVMYSQSAYHTNQYGTYRQDCSGFVSMAWNLSTSLTTATLPSRMDAIGWADLRPGDALWRNGHIALFLAWNDAAKTQPIVREEFDYGNPAVERAWTTQSYIRTFTPMRYRNIVDDIGQPAPMGDEGIAASASYRYGTQEHMFSKGADGSLLHSYNAGESIESESYLAALAGEPVAFVSGDTQHVFARLTDNTIGHWYWYPTDADPNFEQWGADDIAGNPTGYTFGDQQHIFARGTDGKLKHLYWTPDTGVVEETQTQSIAGDPVAYVWGDQQHVFGRTTDGHLAHWYWTPTDADPNYGTWGSSTLAGDPTGYAFGEQQHVFARGTDGTLKHFYWTPDEEVVDEPLGAAIQGNPVAYVWNDQQHVFARTPDNQLGHWYWTPEDNQPRHDNWGGNLGANPTGFATDNQENIYGRSTNGTLTHWYWNTDMGAPDIENWGQ; encoded by the coding sequence ATGACCGTCCAGCGCACCGGTGCCGTCGTCGCCGCCGTGCTCACCTCGCTCGTGCTCGCCGGCACCGCCCCCGCGATCGCCCAGACCCACCCGCTCGGCCCGGCCGCCGCGGCCGCTTACTACGACCCCGCCCACCCCGGCGCGTTACCGCACGAAGGCACCGCCGGCGTGCCGAGCCATCCGCAGGCCGCCCGGGCGATGACCTCGGTCGAAAACGGCCAGATCACGCGCTCCGAAGTGCTGACCAGATCGAGGTCGTGGATCGACGAGCACGTGATGTACAGCCAGTCCGCGTACCACACCAACCAGTACGGCACCTACCGCCAGGACTGCTCCGGGTTCGTTTCGATGGCCTGGAACCTCAGCACGAGCCTGACCACCGCGACCCTGCCGTCGCGGATGGACGCCATCGGCTGGGCGGACCTGCGGCCCGGCGACGCGTTGTGGCGCAACGGCCACATCGCGCTCTTCCTCGCCTGGAACGACGCCGCCAAGACGCAGCCGATCGTCCGCGAGGAGTTCGACTACGGCAACCCGGCGGTCGAGCGGGCGTGGACCACGCAGTCCTACATCCGCACCTTCACCCCGATGCGCTACCGCAACATCGTCGACGACATCGGCCAGCCGGCCCCGATGGGCGACGAGGGCATCGCGGCGTCGGCGTCCTACCGCTACGGCACCCAGGAGCACATGTTCTCGAAGGGCGCCGACGGGTCGCTCTTGCACTCCTACAACGCGGGCGAGTCCATCGAGTCCGAGTCCTACCTCGCGGCGCTCGCGGGTGAGCCGGTCGCCTTCGTCTCGGGCGACACCCAGCACGTCTTCGCGCGCTTGACCGACAACACGATCGGCCACTGGTACTGGTACCCGACGGACGCCGACCCCAATTTCGAGCAGTGGGGCGCGGACGACATCGCGGGCAACCCGACCGGATACACCTTCGGCGACCAGCAGCACATCTTCGCGCGGGGAACCGACGGCAAGCTCAAGCACCTCTACTGGACCCCGGACACGGGCGTGGTCGAGGAAACCCAGACGCAGAGCATCGCCGGCGACCCGGTGGCCTACGTCTGGGGCGACCAGCAGCACGTCTTCGGCCGCACCACCGACGGCCACCTGGCCCACTGGTACTGGACCCCGACCGACGCCGACCCGAACTACGGCACCTGGGGTTCCAGCACGCTGGCCGGTGACCCGACGGGGTACGCGTTCGGGGAGCAGCAGCACGTCTTCGCCCGCGGCACCGACGGCACCCTCAAGCACTTCTACTGGACCCCCGACGAAGAGGTCGTCGACGAACCGCTCGGTGCCGCGATCCAGGGCAACCCCGTGGCCTACGTCTGGAACGACCAGCAGCACGTCTTCGCCCGCACCCCCGACAACCAGCTCGGCCACTGGTACTGGACCCCGGAAGACAACCAGCCCCGTCACGACAACTGGGGCGGAAACCTCGGCGCCAACCCCACCGGCTTCGCCACCGACAACCAGGAAAACATCTACGGCCGTTCCACCAACGGCACGCTGACCCACTGGTACTGGAACACCGACATGGGCGCCCCCGACATCGAAAACTGGGGCCAGTGA
- a CDS encoding PIG-L family deacetylase codes for MRTKIARPLAALVLAAATVAAVHSPAAADTTTTLSFSAHQDDDLLFMNPDIASDVEAGYNVWVTYLTAGEIPCESHDPCGMDYADNRVQGEHAAYAETAGVPNSWTYEEMWFGGHPVAVDHLDGTNVHLVFTYIHAAAGPEDNCGDLYRMLHDDSYVAEPIDYRPAYTKDSFVGMLRSIIDYVQPDYLRTQSTIGHREKRGDGVADNVDHVAGAILAADADVDGAGNTWIRRDEYQGYVITDYADNVGGYWRDRKQSIWNAYKPFDYQISPWSWDNVMGKQYRPEGRIFWPGIPWVPPGDFNGC; via the coding sequence ATGCGCACGAAGATCGCGCGGCCGCTCGCCGCGCTGGTCCTGGCCGCGGCGACCGTCGCCGCGGTGCACAGTCCCGCCGCCGCCGACACCACCACGACGCTCAGCTTCTCCGCGCACCAGGACGACGACCTCCTGTTCATGAACCCGGACATCGCTTCCGACGTCGAAGCCGGGTACAACGTGTGGGTCACCTACCTCACCGCGGGCGAAATCCCGTGTGAGAGCCACGATCCGTGTGGCATGGACTACGCCGACAACCGGGTGCAGGGCGAGCACGCCGCCTACGCCGAGACGGCCGGGGTGCCCAACTCCTGGACGTACGAGGAAATGTGGTTCGGCGGCCACCCGGTCGCCGTCGACCACCTCGACGGCACGAACGTGCACCTCGTGTTCACCTACATCCACGCGGCCGCCGGGCCCGAGGACAACTGCGGTGACCTGTACCGGATGCTGCACGACGACTCCTACGTCGCCGAGCCGATCGACTACCGGCCGGCGTACACGAAGGACTCCTTCGTCGGCATGCTGCGGTCGATCATCGACTACGTCCAGCCCGACTACCTGCGCACGCAGAGCACCATCGGGCACCGCGAAAAGCGCGGGGACGGCGTGGCCGACAACGTCGACCACGTCGCCGGGGCGATCCTCGCGGCCGACGCGGACGTCGACGGCGCCGGCAACACCTGGATCCGCCGGGACGAGTACCAGGGGTACGTCATCACCGACTACGCGGACAACGTCGGCGGGTACTGGCGGGACCGCAAGCAGTCGATCTGGAACGCCTACAAGCCGTTCGACTACCAGATCAGCCCGTGGTCGTGGGACAACGTGATGGGCAAGCAGTACCGGCCGGAGGGCCGGATCTTCTGGCCGGGGATCCCCTGGGTGCCGCCGGGCGACTTCAACGGCTGCTAG